The region CGATCTAGCGGCTTCCGTTTGTCCGCGATCAATAGATTGAATCCCTGCCCGGAAGATTTCGGCAATGTAGGCGGCAGAGTTTAAACTGAGGGCCAATGCCCCTGACAGTAAGGCTCCGTGCTCCCGTTTCAGGTACAGAGCCGTGTCGCCGCTGAAAAGAAGCCCTGAATCGGGGTGAATAAGCAGAGGAACCAAGGCGAAATGAATCAGAAGAATTTGCACGAAAAGAGGCGTCCCGCGAAAAAACGAGATGTAAATTTGCGAAGGAGTTTTAATAAAAAGTCTAAGCGGCCAGCGCCAAGGACCGTGTTCGGCCTGGGCGATCTTCCCCATTCCGAGCAGCAAACCCAGAATCGTTCCAAAAAAAATTCCGATCGCAGTTAAGGCCAGGGTCGTCCAAAGACCTCTTAGGAAGAGCGGCATGTATTCGACGATAATATCGGTACGAAACCATGCGAACATGACTTACTTCTTTCCGAAATACTTGCTATGGATTTTCTGGTAGGTTCCGTCTTTTTTAAGCGCCTGAAGGGCGTCATTGATTTTCTTTAAAAGCTCGGAGTTCCCTTTTTTTACAGCAATCCCGTAATGTTCTTTTGAAAAGCTAGGGTCTGCGACAGTTTTAAAAGTCTTGGCGTTATTTGCCAGGAAGTTGTCGATCACACCGTTATCTGCGACGACAGCGTCGACGCCACCGTTTACAAGTTCTTGCAGCGCCAAAGGCGTCCCTTCGAAACGTTTGATATTCGGATTGGTTTTACCCAGAAGGTCACTTATGACCTCATCCCCCGTTGTTCCAGTTTGAACCCCGACCTTGAGATCTTTCAGTTCGACGAATTTGGTGACCTTAGACTTTACGGGCAGGGCAATCAGTTGCACGGCTTCGAAGTAAGGTTCCGAAAAATCCATCACTTTTTTTCTTTCACTGTTGATGGTGATCGCGGAAATAAGAATATCCCGGTCGCCGGAAGCCAACTG is a window of Bdellovibrio sp. ArHS DNA encoding:
- a CDS encoding amino acid ABC transporter permease, encoding MFAWFRTDIIVEYMPLFLRGLWTTLALTAIGIFFGTILGLLLGMGKIAQAEHGPWRWPLRLFIKTPSQIYISFFRGTPLFVQILLIHFALVPLLIHPDSGLLFSGDTALYLKREHGALLSGALALSLNSAAYIAEIFRAGIQSIDRGQTEAARSLGLNYYQTMKHIVIPQAFRRMLPPLGNEAITLLKDSSLVSAIGLAELSYAARTAAGAYARYWEPYLFISLIYLIITMGMSYIVHRLERKYQSA
- a CDS encoding basic amino acid ABC transporter substrate-binding protein; this encodes MKNRWLLLATIPLLLISCTKKEDTSLRTQPIPSELVVGTDAAYAPFESENADKSVEGFDIDIIHAVADRAGFKIKIVNTPWEGLFSQLASGDRDILISAITINSERKKVMDFSEPYFEAVQLIALPVKSKVTKFVELKDLKVGVQTGTTGDEVISDLLGKTNPNIKRFEGTPLALQELVNGGVDAVVADNGVIDNFLANNAKTFKTVADPSFSKEHYGIAVKKGNSELLKKINDALQALKKDGTYQKIHSKYFGKK